In Candidatus Delongbacteria bacterium, the genomic window CTTCTCCCCGGTACAGGCGGCCCGGTGATTTTCCACAACCCGAAAGGAGCTGAGCGGTGAAATTGTCTCCGATGAAACACGTATGTCTGTGGGGTACGCTGGCTTGCGCGGCCTTGCCCCTCCGGGCGGCCGACTTGGGCGACGTGCCCGGCCAGGATCCGGGCGAGCTCGAATTGCTCTACGGATCCTTGAAGGCCGACGGGCAGGAGGCCCCCGTCTGGCTGCTGGAAAAGCTCTTCCCCGGCTCGACCTTGGGGGCCCCCGGTGGATCCGACGGCAGCCGGCAGGGTGGCGTCAGTCCGGCCACGGCCGTGCTGATTCCCGGGTTGCCCTACAGCGACAGCGGCAGCACGTCCCGCACCAGCGGCGCCCAGCATTCCGTCGGAGCGGAGCTCTTCACGGCGCCCACGCTCTGTCCGCAGGTGGGGGCCTGGGCCGCCGGCGGCGCCCGGGACCGCAGCTACAAACTGGTGCTCAGCCAGCCTTCGGAGCTGGTCATTGATCTGTGCGCCTCGGGCTACGACACGGCCGTGGGCGTGTTCGTGGATGCCGGCGGCACCGTGGGCGAGTGCGTGGCCCGCGACGACGACGGTTGCGGCGCCAGTTACCGCTCCATCATCAACACCTGCCTGCTGCCGGCGGGCAGCTACTTCATCGTGGTGGACGGCTACGGCAATTCCACCGGCTCCTACCAGCTGACCATCACCGGCACCTGCGACAATCCCGGTTGTCTGCCCGGCTTCGATGCCGCCTTCGAGCTGGAAGGCAACGGCATGGACAGCAACGGCGGGTGCAACATGGACATCCCCGGCTTCGAGCCTTTGTCACCGGGCGTGGCTCTCTGCGGCACGACCTGGGCTGCCGAAGGAAACCGGGACACCGACTGGTTCGAAGTGCAGCTCACGGGCAGCTCGATCCTGCACGTCACCCTGGCGACCGCCTGCGTGCCCATGAACTTGGTGCTGGTGGATGACCAGTGTCCCACGCCGGCCCAGTTGACCTACGTCGCGGTGGGGGCGAATGCCACGGGCAGCCTGACCTCCGGCTGTTTGGCGGCCGGAACCTATCGATTGGTGGCGGTGCCACAGGGAACCAGCGGATTTGCCCCGCAGGATCTGCACCACTACGGCCTGCTGCTGACCACGGAAGCCTGCCATCTGCCCTGCGACGACCCCGCCCCGCTGGCCTGCGGCGCTGTGGTGGACGCGCCCGCGCCCACGGCCAACAACTTCGTGGCCGGGTCTCCCTCCTGCACGGGCTACTCGCACAACGGCTACGACCATGAGTACGGCCTGACCATCACCCAGGAGTGCGACGTCGTCATCACGATGGATAACTACGGCACGCGGGACGCCGCCCTGCTTTTGCGCACGGATTGCCAGGACGCCAACAGCTGCATCGCCGGCGCGGACGCCACGGTGGGCGGGGAGCCGGAGGTGCTGAACGTGCACCTGCTGCCGGGCCTGTACTACGTCATCGCCGACTTCTACAACACCAATCAGGGCGAAGCCTATCTCTTGACGGTGGAGTGCAGCGGGGGCGTGGTCTCCGCGGACGATCAACCCGAGGACTTCGCCCTGGGCCAAAACGTCCCGAACCCCTTCAACCCGACCACGCGCATCGATTTCAGCCTGGGCGCGACCAGCGAGGCCAGCCTGAAAGTCTTCGACGTGGCCGGGCGCGAGGTGGCGACCGTGGTGAGCGGCCTGCTGG contains:
- a CDS encoding T9SS type A sorting domain-containing protein, with translation MKHVCLWGTLACAALPLRAADLGDVPGQDPGELELLYGSLKADGQEAPVWLLEKLFPGSTLGAPGGSDGSRQGGVSPATAVLIPGLPYSDSGSTSRTSGAQHSVGAELFTAPTLCPQVGAWAAGGARDRSYKLVLSQPSELVIDLCASGYDTAVGVFVDAGGTVGECVARDDDGCGASYRSIINTCLLPAGSYFIVVDGYGNSTGSYQLTITGTCDNPGCLPGFDAAFELEGNGMDSNGGCNMDIPGFEPLSPGVALCGTTWAAEGNRDTDWFEVQLTGSSILHVTLATACVPMNLVLVDDQCPTPAQLTYVAVGANATGSLTSGCLAAGTYRLVAVPQGTSGFAPQDLHHYGLLLTTEACHLPCDDPAPLACGAVVDAPAPTANNFVAGSPSCTGYSHNGYDHEYGLTITQECDVVITMDNYGTRDAALLLRTDCQDANSCIAGADATVGGEPEVLNVHLLPGLYYVIADFYNTNQGEAYLLTVECSGGVVSADDQPEDFALGQNVPNPFNPTTRIDFSLGATSEASLKVFDVAGREVATVVSGLLEAGRHTVHFDASQLGSGVYFYTLQANGTVETRKMVLLK